A DNA window from Candidatus Hydrogenedentota bacterium contains the following coding sequences:
- a CDS encoding trypsin-like peptidase domain-containing protein — translation MTYPIRKGVWVAAFALVLTGAAQAMSPVLREIEDAFIRIGEQVRPCVVNIDSEQPTEPVSEDQMKGLEDFFRQFGIPMPEQMPRRMPRSVASGSGFIIDKEGHILTNNHVVEGAKNIKVRLSTGKVYDAEIVGLDSDTDIAVIKITPEGDLPIAELGDSSQIRVGQFAIAVGNPRGLEGTVSFGHVSALGRESLGLPSIRFQDFIQTDAAINLGNSGGPLCDIEGRVIGINTAIFYGAESLGFAIPINMAKEIVPQLLSKGKVTRGFLGVDISDVEDVAKEAGAESVEDFIGLMGLPDAKGAYVRGAHPNSPAERAGVKSEDVIREVNGAPVENSKDLVAKISAFAPGADVKIGLFRDKKMMDVSVQLTEYAGSVEKARLGGDILGMRLEELSQMIIKQHGFDENTKGVLVTDVLPDSPAERCDIAPGDVITEVAQQAVASMAEFRSALKANATPGKSVLLRVLRPGERSMPKVIKIPDEGVPGL, via the coding sequence ATGACGTATCCAATTCGAAAAGGAGTCTGGGTCGCCGCATTTGCACTCGTGCTGACCGGTGCCGCCCAAGCTATGAGCCCTGTACTGCGTGAAATAGAAGACGCATTCATACGCATTGGGGAGCAAGTCCGTCCGTGTGTTGTAAACATCGACTCCGAGCAACCCACGGAGCCCGTGAGTGAAGACCAGATGAAGGGCCTGGAAGACTTCTTTCGGCAGTTCGGCATCCCTATGCCCGAGCAAATGCCTCGCCGCATGCCGCGGTCCGTGGCTTCCGGTTCTGGTTTCATCATTGACAAGGAAGGCCACATTCTCACCAACAATCATGTGGTTGAAGGCGCAAAGAACATTAAAGTCAGGCTTTCCACCGGCAAAGTCTACGACGCGGAAATCGTGGGCCTTGATTCGGACACGGACATTGCCGTTATTAAGATTACACCCGAAGGCGATCTCCCCATTGCTGAACTCGGTGATTCCAGCCAGATTCGCGTGGGACAGTTTGCCATTGCGGTCGGCAACCCCCGCGGATTGGAGGGAACCGTCTCGTTCGGCCATGTCTCCGCACTCGGCCGTGAATCGCTCGGACTGCCGTCGATCCGCTTTCAGGATTTCATTCAAACCGACGCGGCCATCAACCTAGGAAATAGCGGCGGACCTCTGTGCGACATCGAAGGACGCGTGATTGGCATCAATACCGCAATCTTCTACGGCGCCGAATCGCTCGGTTTCGCGATTCCGATCAATATGGCGAAAGAAATCGTCCCGCAGTTGTTGTCGAAGGGCAAAGTCACTCGCGGATTCCTGGGAGTCGACATTAGCGACGTCGAAGATGTTGCTAAAGAGGCAGGCGCGGAGAGCGTCGAAGACTTCATCGGATTGATGGGCCTTCCCGATGCCAAGGGCGCGTATGTGCGGGGCGCTCACCCCAATTCCCCGGCCGAACGAGCGGGTGTGAAGAGTGAAGACGTTATCCGGGAAGTCAATGGCGCTCCCGTGGAGAACTCCAAGGATCTCGTCGCAAAGATTTCTGCCTTCGCGCCCGGAGCCGATGTTAAGATCGGCCTTTTCCGCGATAAGAAAATGATGGATGTCTCCGTCCAATTGACGGAATACGCAGGCAGCGTGGAAAAGGCTCGTCTGGGAGGCGATATTCTCGGAATGCGTCTCGAAGAACTGAGTCAGATGATCATCAAGCAGCATGGCTTCGATGAAAACACAAAAGGTGTACTCGTAACCGACGTCCTTCCCGATTCTCCGGCCGAGCGCTGCGATATCGCCCCAGGCGACGTGATCACGGAAGTAGCCCAACAGGCTGTGGCTTCGATGGCGGAATTCCGCAGTGCCCTGAAAGCGAATGCCACTCCCGGAAAGTCCGTTCTCTTGCGCGTGTTGCGTCCCGGCGAGCGGTCCATGCCGAAAGTAATCAAAATCCCCGATGAGGGTGTTCCTGGTCTTTAG
- the glnD gene encoding [protein-PII] uridylyltransferase, with amino-acid sequence MTTSFQELVEQARNGEHGFCDLRREECLAATRDFAATRRAEIRKLHTDSASGSDVVHMLADVADEIVHGIYHFALSCLPTRRSVQSRIALCAFGGYGRSELSPFSDLDISLIYEGQLDEGIRALNGYLIPFLWDSGFAVGYSIHSVREARDLASEDLVTFTRMLEGRIIDGESAVYARLKLFIRELQSGELAQRFIEHKIRDRYEMLEEDYRDLYDAEPNVKESAGGLRDFHTALWLLMMSYGISTLDEAVGQGIISSDEHLDFVDGLDFIWRCRNEMHFHAGKADDRLTYAHQRNLARAFGYGDHMGVSRFLQDYYAAAGRLRRFLRIAARVCNYSNSASLPDAGMPVAQEYVIENNEIYVGVGDKNWFAHTPSRLMEVFWICARHRAPLSRNSERLVADNLHLVNDAFRSNDVVRRFFLAICNKPLTAGFALRQASSIGLLDAYLPEFASVQKVIRYEDFHSYPVGEHTLRAIDALNEMTNVPGAVGRCLREALENLADPNILVMAILFHDLGKAAGDIHVDESVRITHEICQRIGVQEDDEERIAFLVQHHVLMTNISQYRDIDDEDIVRDFAETMKNEQRLRALFILSYADLSAVGPGVWNEWKGALLLQLYLRTVKRLLGRAESPDEDFWNSPKAQAVVEHTRKDLCTEIESHLRGLGQRYFVAFQPEQIAMHLECADEARRTGLAVRCQPNQNTGLSDVVICTADRHGLFSKIAGCFSSQLIDINGAALFTRPDGMVVDCFSVCDAKYSRPLTSAQTARVAQVLRSVLLDGEDVQEHVDRSLRRLYALLQPRVPVPTKVEFDNSSSRNHTIIDIETGDRTGLLYDITRAMSEAGLDIVTARIVTDARRVRDSFYVTRNTSKIEDEETQAAIREMIHSAIHPRAAVEAKGGRA; translated from the coding sequence GTGACAACTTCGTTTCAGGAATTGGTCGAGCAGGCGCGCAACGGTGAACACGGTTTCTGTGATTTGAGGCGCGAGGAGTGCTTGGCCGCCACACGCGACTTTGCCGCGACGCGCCGCGCCGAGATACGGAAACTTCATACCGACTCCGCCTCGGGAAGCGACGTTGTCCATATGCTTGCCGATGTTGCGGACGAAATCGTGCATGGCATCTACCATTTTGCATTGAGCTGTCTGCCTACGCGTCGCTCCGTGCAATCACGAATAGCGCTGTGTGCATTCGGCGGGTACGGCCGCAGTGAACTCAGTCCGTTTTCCGATTTGGATATCAGCCTGATTTACGAAGGCCAACTCGACGAGGGCATTCGTGCTCTCAATGGCTACCTCATTCCATTCCTATGGGACAGCGGATTCGCCGTTGGTTACTCCATTCATAGCGTGCGCGAAGCCCGCGATCTCGCCAGCGAGGATCTCGTCACCTTCACGCGTATGCTGGAAGGCCGGATCATCGATGGCGAGAGTGCGGTGTACGCGCGCCTGAAACTGTTCATTCGCGAGTTGCAGTCGGGAGAATTGGCCCAGCGGTTCATCGAGCACAAGATTCGGGACCGCTACGAGATGCTCGAAGAGGACTACCGCGATCTCTATGATGCCGAGCCAAACGTCAAAGAGAGCGCGGGTGGCCTGCGCGATTTCCATACCGCGCTGTGGCTGTTGATGATGTCGTACGGCATCTCAACCCTGGACGAAGCGGTGGGGCAGGGGATTATCAGCTCCGATGAGCACCTCGATTTCGTCGATGGCCTTGACTTCATCTGGCGTTGCCGGAACGAGATGCATTTTCATGCGGGCAAGGCCGATGACCGCCTTACGTACGCCCATCAGCGTAACCTGGCGCGCGCCTTTGGATACGGCGATCACATGGGCGTCTCTCGATTCCTGCAGGATTACTACGCCGCGGCAGGCCGGTTGCGTCGTTTTCTCCGAATCGCTGCCCGCGTGTGCAACTATTCGAATTCCGCGAGCCTTCCCGACGCAGGCATGCCGGTTGCCCAGGAATACGTCATCGAGAATAACGAGATCTATGTGGGCGTCGGCGACAAGAACTGGTTTGCGCACACTCCATCGCGCTTGATGGAAGTCTTTTGGATATGTGCGCGGCACCGGGCTCCCCTCAGCCGAAATTCCGAGCGCCTTGTTGCCGATAACCTGCATTTAGTGAACGACGCGTTTCGCTCCAACGACGTCGTGCGGAGGTTCTTCCTCGCCATCTGCAACAAGCCCCTGACAGCGGGTTTCGCGTTGCGTCAGGCGTCTTCCATTGGACTCTTGGACGCGTATTTGCCTGAGTTCGCTTCCGTGCAGAAGGTGATTCGGTACGAAGACTTCCATTCCTATCCGGTGGGTGAGCACACGCTACGCGCCATCGATGCGCTTAACGAGATGACCAACGTGCCCGGCGCGGTGGGACGCTGCCTCCGTGAAGCCCTTGAGAATCTCGCGGATCCCAATATCCTCGTGATGGCCATTCTCTTCCACGACTTGGGAAAGGCTGCCGGAGATATCCACGTGGACGAGAGTGTTCGCATCACACATGAAATCTGTCAACGCATAGGCGTGCAGGAAGACGATGAGGAACGGATCGCTTTCCTGGTTCAGCATCATGTGCTGATGACCAATATCAGCCAATACCGCGACATCGACGACGAAGATATTGTCCGGGATTTTGCGGAGACGATGAAAAACGAGCAGCGTCTGCGCGCCTTGTTCATTCTGTCCTATGCCGATCTCTCGGCCGTGGGTCCTGGCGTGTGGAATGAGTGGAAGGGCGCCCTCCTCCTGCAATTGTATCTCCGGACCGTAAAGCGACTGCTGGGAAGAGCCGAATCGCCCGACGAGGACTTCTGGAATTCCCCGAAGGCCCAAGCAGTCGTAGAGCACACCCGCAAGGACCTTTGCACCGAGATCGAGAGTCATCTTCGTGGCTTGGGGCAACGTTACTTTGTGGCGTTTCAGCCGGAACAGATCGCCATGCACCTCGAGTGCGCGGACGAGGCCCGACGCACCGGTCTGGCCGTGCGATGTCAGCCCAACCAGAATACGGGGCTGAGCGACGTTGTTATCTGTACCGCCGACCGGCATGGACTTTTCTCGAAGATCGCGGGTTGTTTCTCGTCACAACTGATAGACATCAACGGTGCGGCCTTGTTCACGCGCCCGGACGGCATGGTGGTCGATTGTTTCAGCGTTTGCGACGCCAAGTATTCGCGACCGTTAACATCCGCCCAAACCGCGCGAGTCGCGCAGGTGTTGCGTTCGGTTCTGCTGGATGGAGAGGACGTTCAAGAACACGTGGATAGGTCCCTGCGGCGTTTGTATGCATTGCTTCAGCCGAGAGTGCCCGTTCCGACCAAAGTAGAATTCGATAACAGTTCTTCAAGGAATCATACGATAATAGACATTGAAACTGGCGATCGTACGGGTCTCCTCTACGATATCACGCGCGCTATGAGCGAAGCTGGGCTGGATATCGTCACCGCCCGCATCGTGACGGATGCGCGACGCGTACGAGACTCGTTTTATGTGACGCGTAATACCAGCAAGATTGAGGACGAAGAGACACAAGCGGCCATTCGAGAGATGATTCACAGCGCCATCCATCCTCGAGCCGCTGTCGAAGCCAAAGGAGGTAGAGCATGA